A DNA window from Mastomys coucha isolate ucsf_1 unplaced genomic scaffold, UCSF_Mcou_1 pScaffold21, whole genome shotgun sequence contains the following coding sequences:
- the LOC116101058 gene encoding small ubiquitin-related modifier 1 yields the protein MSDQEAKPSTEDLGDKKEGEYIKLKVIGQDSSEIHFKVKMTTHLKKLKESYCQRQGVPMNSLRFLFEGQRIADNHTPKELGMEEEDVIEVYEVQMGGHSMV from the coding sequence ATGTCTGACCAGGAGGCAAAACCTTCAACTGAGGACTTAGGTGATAAGAAGGAAGGAGAATACATTAAACTCAAAGTTATTGGACAGGACAGCAGTGAGATACATTTCAAAGTGAAAATGACAACACATCTCAAGAAACTCAAAGAATCATACTGTCAAAGACAGGGAGTTCCAATGAATTCACTCAGGTTTCTCTTTGAAGGTCAGAGAATTGCTGATAATCATACTCCAAAAGAACTGggaatggaggaagaagatgTGATTGAAGTTTATGAGGTACAAATGGGGGGTCACTCTATGGTTtag